A genomic window from Fibrobacter sp. UWR3 includes:
- a CDS encoding BrnA antitoxin family protein: MGKIDEIEQDAAKKAAYFENRTEAQELADHKWAEKNGLSFSGPGALTKAIAASKQRAAKKARKSKVGTSFDPGVLEAFKAKAERVGIPYQTLLNSVVKRYTEGKLDIEVA; encoded by the coding sequence ATGGGAAAAATTGACGAAATCGAACAAGACGCAGCCAAAAAGGCCGCATACTTCGAGAACCGCACCGAAGCCCAAGAACTAGCGGATCACAAGTGGGCCGAGAAGAACGGTCTTTCGTTTAGCGGACCGGGCGCACTGACTAAGGCCATTGCGGCCTCAAAGCAACGTGCAGCAAAAAAAGCGAGAAAGTCCAAGGTCGGTACAAGCTTCGACCCCGGCGTCCTGGAGGCATTCAAGGCAAAAGCCGAACGCGTGGGCATACCCTACCAGACATTACTCAATTCCGTTGTCAAGCGGTACACGGAAGGAAAACTTGACATAGAGGTCGCCTAA
- a CDS encoding virulence RhuM family protein: MKNEMENEIVIFRTDDETINVEVHFEDETAWLTQDQMSTLFGKSKSTINEHIKNIFVEGELIESQVMRKFGNSEFTGNLTKLTNFYNLDVIISVGYRVKSLRGTQFRQWATKRLNEYIRKGFTLDDERLKNLGGGNYWQELMARIRDIRASEKVFYRQVLDIYATSIDYDPHADTSIMFFKKVQNKMHFAVHGQTAAEVIYSRADAEKAFMGLTTFSGDKPSLQDALIAKNYLDERELRAMGQIVSGYLDFAERKAERHEPMTMSDWSKHLDQILTAGGEKLLQGNGSISHEQAVDKATGEYRKYQQKTLSSVEKAFLDSIKSIEKKVEKN; encoded by the coding sequence ATGAAAAACGAAATGGAAAACGAAATTGTCATATTCAGGACAGACGACGAAACAATCAACGTTGAGGTCCATTTTGAGGACGAGACCGCCTGGCTCACGCAGGACCAGATGTCAACCCTTTTCGGCAAGTCCAAATCGACCATCAACGAGCACATCAAGAACATCTTCGTGGAAGGCGAACTCATTGAGTCACAAGTGATGAGAAAATTCGGAAATTCCGAATTTACGGGAAATTTGACTAAATTGACCAATTTTTACAACCTTGACGTCATCATTTCGGTCGGATACCGCGTAAAATCCCTCCGGGGCACACAGTTCCGGCAATGGGCGACAAAACGCCTAAATGAGTACATCCGCAAGGGCTTCACCCTAGACGACGAGCGACTCAAGAACCTAGGCGGCGGGAACTACTGGCAAGAACTCATGGCACGGATTCGGGACATCCGCGCCAGCGAAAAGGTATTCTACCGTCAGGTTCTCGACATTTACGCAACAAGCATCGACTACGATCCGCACGCCGACACTTCCATCATGTTTTTCAAGAAGGTGCAGAACAAGATGCACTTCGCTGTACACGGACAGACTGCGGCAGAAGTCATCTACAGCCGAGCTGACGCAGAAAAGGCGTTCATGGGGCTCACAACATTTTCCGGCGACAAGCCAAGCCTTCAAGATGCGCTGATTGCCAAAAACTATCTAGACGAGCGTGAGCTCCGGGCCATGGGGCAGATTGTATCCGGTTACCTGGACTTCGCCGAACGCAAGGCAGAACGGCACGAGCCGATGACCATGTCCGACTGGTCCAAGCATCTGGACCAAATACTCACCGCCGGCGGAGAAAAACTTCTACAAGGCAACGGCTCCATTTCCCACGAGCAAGCAGTCGACAAGGCTACAGGCGAATATCGCAAGTATCAACAGAAGACCCTTTCCTCGGTAGAAAAAGCTTTCCTTGACTCGATTAAAAGCATCGAGAAAAAGGTAGAGAAAAACTAA
- a CDS encoding site-specific integrase — protein MSDFYAETRAIVESKASTLSKYTYDTYLSHLRKLQMYRPTAECSDITEAFVFGYIDFMHARKNSAGCIYRSLSILRMFIRELLRRRKMRRDPMRDFPLKKVRNRREFLEIDELEKLYSGFKERSEQLNFSEREALRAFLFSCFTGLRFSDLRALTPHDIHNGKIRIFTQKTGAQVYIPIPAQALALLEGTGETALHVVDNSTFNKNLRAAAKKLDFHSHLHAHIARHTFATSCVSFGVPIEVISKVLGHANIQTTLIYANYSNKVIDREMEKFKINVPAG, from the coding sequence ATGAGCGACTTTTACGCCGAGACGCGTGCGATTGTGGAATCCAAGGCGAGCACGCTGTCGAAATACACCTACGACACATACCTCTCCCACCTGCGCAAGCTGCAGATGTACAGGCCCACGGCAGAATGCAGCGACATCACCGAGGCGTTCGTCTTCGGCTACATCGACTTCATGCACGCGCGCAAGAACAGCGCCGGCTGCATCTACCGCTCGCTTTCCATACTCCGGATGTTCATCAGGGAACTGCTCCGCAGGCGCAAGATGCGCCGCGACCCCATGCGGGACTTTCCGCTCAAGAAGGTCCGCAACCGCCGCGAGTTCCTGGAAATAGACGAGCTCGAAAAGCTGTACTCCGGCTTCAAGGAACGCTCCGAGCAACTCAACTTCTCCGAGCGCGAGGCGCTGCGGGCATTCCTCTTCTCGTGCTTCACGGGCCTGCGCTTCTCGGATCTCCGGGCGCTCACCCCGCACGACATCCACAACGGCAAGATACGCATCTTCACGCAGAAAACCGGCGCGCAGGTCTACATCCCGATCCCCGCCCAGGCGCTAGCCCTCCTCGAGGGCACGGGCGAGACGGCCCTGCACGTGGTGGACAACTCCACGTTCAACAAGAACCTCCGCGCCGCCGCCAAGAAGCTGGACTTCCACAGCCACCTGCACGCGCACATCGCACGCCACACCTTCGCCACCTCGTGCGTCTCCTTCGGGGTGCCCATCGAGGTGATATCGAAGGTGCTCGGCCACGCCAACATACAGACGACGCTCATTTACGCGAACTACTCCAACAAGGTCATCGACCGCGAAATGGAGAAGTTCAAGATAAACGTCCCGGCGGGGTGA
- the rhuM gene encoding RhuM family protein, whose product MKVNDEIQPLVSDFERIKQVADNGSAFWSARDLCTAMGYSTYQKFERILKKAQETASAKGLGEANHFNQTVEMARLGSGSFRKVENCHLSREACLLVAENADRKKPQVQMALRYFSQNDSAVGTVQNSEISSILLYKTSQGESRIEVIFNSDTFWMPQKRMAELYGVDVRTISYHLGEIFQSGELAEKSVLRKIGITAADGKVYDTNVYNLDAIIAVGYRVNSYQATQFRIWATTVLKEMIVKGFVLDDERLKQGTHFGKDYFDDLLERIREIRASERRYYQKITDIYAECSADYDPKSEATLLFFKIVQNMMHRAVTHQTAAEIIYSRANAEQPHMGLTTWKKAPDGRVQRSDTIVAKNYLSEKEILKLNRLSTAFLDFAETQAENHIVMNMADWQQQLEKFLSVYNFDILQNAGTVSAEDAKQKAFAEYDKFKLVQDRDYLSDFDKEIKKLSETATQKF is encoded by the coding sequence ATGAAAGTAAATGACGAAATACAGCCATTGGTATCCGATTTCGAACGGATCAAGCAGGTCGCCGACAATGGCAGCGCGTTCTGGAGCGCCAGGGACCTCTGTACGGCTATGGGATACAGCACGTACCAGAAATTCGAAAGGATCCTCAAAAAAGCACAAGAGACCGCAAGCGCCAAAGGTCTAGGTGAGGCAAACCATTTTAACCAGACGGTTGAAATGGCCCGGCTCGGATCGGGCTCCTTCCGCAAAGTCGAAAACTGCCATCTTTCGCGCGAGGCTTGCCTACTGGTTGCCGAAAACGCAGACCGAAAAAAGCCCCAGGTGCAGATGGCGCTAAGATATTTCTCGCAAAACGATTCTGCCGTCGGAACCGTCCAAAATAGCGAAATTTCGAGCATTTTGTTGTATAAGACAAGCCAGGGAGAATCCCGCATCGAGGTAATTTTCAACAGCGACACGTTCTGGATGCCGCAAAAGCGGATGGCCGAGTTGTACGGGGTGGACGTGCGGACGATCAGTTACCATTTAGGCGAAATATTCCAAAGCGGGGAACTTGCCGAGAAATCAGTTCTCCGAAAAATTGGGATAACTGCCGCCGATGGAAAGGTGTACGATACCAACGTTTACAACCTCGACGCCATTATCGCCGTGGGCTACCGCGTGAACAGTTATCAGGCCACGCAGTTCCGCATCTGGGCGACAACGGTGCTCAAGGAGATGATTGTCAAGGGTTTTGTCCTTGACGACGAGCGGCTCAAGCAGGGGACGCATTTCGGCAAGGACTACTTCGACGACTTGCTGGAACGTATCCGCGAAATCCGTGCCTCAGAACGCAGGTATTACCAGAAGATTACGGATATCTATGCGGAATGCAGCGCCGACTACGACCCAAAATCGGAAGCGACACTGCTATTCTTCAAAATCGTGCAGAACATGATGCACCGGGCAGTCACGCACCAGACCGCAGCCGAAATCATTTATTCACGGGCAAATGCCGAGCAACCGCATATGGGGCTGACCACATGGAAAAAGGCTCCCGACGGCCGTGTACAAAGATCCGACACAATTGTCGCCAAGAACTACCTTTCAGAAAAAGAAATCTTGAAGCTCAATCGTCTTTCAACGGCATTCCTGGATTTTGCAGAAACCCAGGCAGAAAACCATATCGTGATGAACATGGCAGATTGGCAGCAGCAACTAGAAAAGTTCCTATCCGTGTACAATTTCGACATTCTGCAAAACGCGGGAACGGTCTCGGCAGAAGACGCGAAGCAGAAGGCTTTTGCCGAATACGACAAGTTCAAGCTGGTGCAAGACAGAGATTACCTTTCGGACTTTGACAAGGAAATCAAGAAGCTCTCTGAAACCGCCACGCAAAAATTCTAG
- a CDS encoding virulence RhuM family protein, which produces MKNEMENEIVIFRTDDETINVEVRFEDETAWLTQDQMSTLFGKSKSTINEHIKNVFKEGELDEKEVVRKFRITTPHGAIEGKTQSHEVNFYNLDVIISVGYRVKSLRGTQFRQWATKRLKEYIVKGFTMDDDRLKKLGGGNYWQELMARIRDIRASEKVFYRQVLDIYATSIDYDPHADTSIMFFKKVQNKMHFAVHGQTAAEVIYSRADAEKAFMGLTTFSGDKPSLQDALIAKNYLDERELRAMGQIVSGYLDFAERKAERHEPMTMSDWSKHLDQILTAGGEKLLQGNGSISHEQAVDKATGEYRKYQQKTLSSVEKAFLDSIKSIEKKVEKN; this is translated from the coding sequence ATGAAAAACGAAATGGAAAACGAAATTGTCATATTCAGGACAGACGACGAAACAATCAACGTTGAGGTCCGTTTTGAGGACGAGACCGCCTGGCTCACGCAGGACCAGATGTCAACCCTTTTCGGCAAGTCCAAATCGACCATAAACGAGCATATAAAGAATGTATTCAAAGAGGGAGAACTAGACGAAAAAGAGGTTGTTCGGAAATTCCGAATAACCACTCCGCATGGGGCGATTGAGGGCAAAACGCAGTCTCACGAGGTGAATTTCTACAACCTTGACGTCATTATTTCTGTCGGTTACCGCGTAAAGTCCCTGCGTGGCACCCAGTTCAGGCAGTGGGCCACGAAACGCCTCAAGGAGTATATTGTCAAGGGCTTCACGATGGACGACGATCGCCTAAAAAAGTTGGGCGGAGGCAATTACTGGCAAGAACTCATGGCACGGATTCGCGACATCCGCGCCAGCGAAAAGGTATTCTACCGTCAGGTTCTCGACATTTACGCAACAAGCATCGACTACGATCCGCACGCCGACACTTCCATCATGTTTTTCAAGAAGGTGCAGAACAAGATGCATTTTGCCGTGCACGGGCAGACTGCGGCGGAGGTCATCTATAGCCGAGCTGACGCAGAAAAGGCGTTCATGGGACTCACAACATTTTCCGGCGACAAGCCAAGCCTTCAAGATGCGCTGATTGCCAAAAACTATCTAGACGAGCGTGAGCTCCGGGCCATGGGGCAGATTGTATCCGGTTACCTGGACTTCGCCGAACGCAAGGCAGAACGGCACGAGCCGATGACCATGTCCGACTGGTCCAAGCATCTGGACCAAATACTCACCGCCGGCGGAGAAAAACTTCTACAAGGCAACGGCTCCATTTCCCACGAGCAAGCAGTCGACAAGGCTACAGGCGAATATCGCAAGTATCAACAGAAGACCCTTTCCTCGGTAGAAAAAGCTTTCCTTGACTCGATTAAAAGCATCGAGAAAAAGGTAGAGAAAAACTAA
- a CDS encoding NAD(P)-dependent oxidoreductase, giving the protein MKILVTGANGYLGQGIVKAILDNSHSVIAADFKTQNVDDRAKKVECNLFDEESPYELFDEPDVLLHLAWRDGFVHNSNAHIDDFPKHYNFIKKMVESGVKKIAVMGSMHEIGFFEGSINENTPCNPMSLYGIAKNALRSITQLLASQHSIPFQWLRGYYIVGNSQFGCSIFSKITAAEKEGKTEFPFTMGQNQWDFVDYEVFCEQVAAAVSQNEINGIINICSGHPEKLADRVERFIKENNYSIKLKYGAFPDRPYDSKAVWGNDEKIQKILLQSK; this is encoded by the coding sequence ATGAAAATACTAGTTACAGGTGCAAACGGTTATTTGGGACAAGGCATCGTAAAAGCCATACTTGACAATAGTCATTCGGTAATTGCAGCGGATTTCAAGACACAAAATGTCGATGATCGTGCGAAGAAGGTTGAGTGCAATCTTTTTGATGAAGAGTCTCCTTATGAACTCTTCGATGAACCTGATGTACTATTGCATTTGGCCTGGCGTGATGGCTTTGTTCATAATTCCAATGCGCATATTGATGACTTTCCGAAGCATTACAATTTCATCAAGAAAATGGTGGAATCTGGTGTGAAGAAAATAGCCGTGATGGGCTCTATGCACGAAATAGGCTTCTTCGAAGGCAGCATCAATGAAAATACTCCGTGCAATCCGATGAGCCTGTATGGTATTGCCAAAAACGCCTTGCGTAGCATTACCCAGTTACTGGCTTCGCAGCATTCGATTCCCTTCCAATGGTTAAGGGGCTACTATATCGTTGGCAATTCTCAGTTTGGCTGCTCGATTTTCTCAAAGATAACTGCCGCTGAGAAGGAAGGGAAGACGGAATTCCCGTTCACGATGGGGCAAAACCAGTGGGATTTTGTCGATTACGAAGTATTCTGCGAACAAGTGGCTGCTGCGGTCAGCCAAAACGAAATCAACGGAATCATAAATATTTGCTCTGGCCATCCAGAAAAACTTGCAGACCGAGTTGAGCGTTTTATCAAAGAAAACAATTATTCCATAAAGCTTAAGTATGGTGCTTTCCCGGATAGGCCTTACGATTCTAAGGCTGTTTGGGGAAATGACGAGAAAATCCAGAAGATCTTACTTCAATCCAAATAG